The Treponema medium genome has a window encoding:
- a CDS encoding Fic family protein, which produces MDIKDFKSGCFKQGYKYQYFLPEKINHNFSWQDPSINALLEEASLHLGELNSFSSLVPDSNQFIIMHIFKEAVISNRIEGTRTNIEEALNDQNNIDPEKRDDWQEVHNYVQAMNSAISELNTLPLSNRLIKNIHKILLSKGRGEHKSPGEFRVSQNWLGGATLADAVFVPPSHEHLPELLSDLEIFLNNETIKIPHLIRIAIAHYQFETIHPFLDGNGRIGRLLITLYLVYNKVLQQPLLYLSDFFEKNKTLYYDNLTLVRTKNDLTQWIKFFLTGVSITAQNSAYTLKNIIDLRTSCEKMILNDFGKRAATGIDLLHFLFSKPIISSRAIQDKLHLSARAANNLLQAFMEAAILKETTGYRRNRTFVFDEYIKLF; this is translated from the coding sequence ATGGATATAAAAGATTTTAAATCAGGATGCTTTAAACAGGGGTATAAATATCAGTATTTTCTACCTGAAAAGATCAATCATAACTTTTCATGGCAAGACCCTTCAATCAATGCGCTTTTGGAAGAAGCCTCTCTACATTTGGGTGAACTGAATTCCTTTTCTTCTTTGGTGCCGGACTCAAATCAATTTATCATTATGCATATTTTTAAAGAAGCGGTCATCTCCAACCGTATAGAAGGTACCAGAACTAATATCGAAGAAGCGCTCAATGACCAAAATAATATTGATCCGGAAAAACGCGATGACTGGCAAGAAGTTCATAACTATGTACAAGCAATGAATAGCGCTATCAGTGAATTGAATACCCTACCACTCTCCAATCGGCTGATCAAAAATATTCATAAAATACTGCTTTCTAAAGGAAGAGGAGAACATAAAAGCCCCGGTGAATTCCGCGTTTCTCAAAATTGGCTCGGCGGAGCAACGTTAGCTGATGCCGTTTTTGTACCACCTTCACATGAGCATCTACCGGAATTATTATCCGACCTCGAAATCTTCTTAAATAATGAGACCATCAAAATTCCGCACCTTATTCGTATAGCTATCGCACACTATCAGTTTGAAACTATCCATCCTTTTTTAGATGGAAATGGAAGAATCGGCCGACTCTTAATAACGCTCTATTTGGTGTACAATAAAGTTTTACAGCAACCGCTCTTATACCTCTCAGATTTTTTCGAAAAGAATAAAACGCTCTATTATGATAATTTAACATTAGTGCGAACAAAAAACGACCTTACGCAATGGATTAAGTTTTTTCTAACAGGTGTCAGTATAACAGCACAAAATTCAGCTTATACGCTAAAAAATATTATTGACTTACGCACCAGTTGTGAAAAAATGATTCTTAATGATTTTGGGAAAAGAGCGGCGACCGGCATTGATTTATTACATTTTCTTTTTAGTAAACCGATTATTAGCAGTAGGGCTATTCAAGATAAGTTACATCTTTCTGCAAGAGCGGCAAACAACTTGCTCCAAGCCTTTATGGAAGCAGCGATTCTCAAAGAAACTACCGGCTACCGGCGCAACCGTACGTTTGTATTTGATGAATATATCAAGCTATTCTAA
- a CDS encoding M18 family aminopeptidase: protein MAMQKQYARELMRFIDQSPSVYHVIENAGKKLEAAGFTRLNLSDAFQLKPAGKYFVTANGSALIAWQMSRGKKARGFKLVGSHSDSPCLRIKPHPEVTVQDHYLKLNTEVYGGAILSTWFDRPLSAAGRVVIRTDDPLAPQEMLFSFKGSPLIIPNLAIHMNREVNDGYKIERQKDVLPLLGIINKKFEKDGYLVSLISKQLHVPVSAILDFDLYLYDTQPGSFCGLSDEFFSTGKIDNLGMAYASLDALIAQDAPLDYVKAACIFDNEEVGSETMQGAGSPFLADTLKRITIAQCEAGEQWFELFQQQLSRSFLISADQAHAYHPNYPEKNDITNFPLVNGGPVVKLAASMSYASDGISAGIFKDLCARAGVPCQNFVNRSDIKGGSTIGPITTTNLRIKTVDIGNPILSMHSIRELGGVADQAYITQVFNQYYKE, encoded by the coding sequence ATGGCGATGCAAAAACAGTATGCCCGTGAACTGATGCGGTTTATCGATCAAAGCCCATCGGTGTATCATGTGATTGAAAATGCCGGTAAAAAGCTCGAAGCTGCCGGTTTTACCCGTCTCAATCTTTCGGATGCCTTTCAGTTAAAACCGGCAGGAAAGTACTTTGTTACTGCAAACGGGAGCGCTCTTATTGCATGGCAGATGAGCCGCGGGAAGAAAGCGCGCGGGTTTAAGCTTGTCGGCAGTCATAGCGACTCTCCCTGCTTGCGGATAAAGCCTCATCCCGAAGTAACGGTGCAGGATCATTATCTCAAGCTGAATACCGAGGTATACGGCGGGGCAATTCTTTCAACATGGTTTGACCGGCCGCTTTCCGCAGCGGGACGTGTGGTTATACGGACTGATGATCCGCTTGCGCCTCAAGAAATGCTGTTCTCGTTTAAAGGCTCTCCGCTCATCATACCGAACCTCGCTATTCACATGAACCGTGAGGTAAACGACGGGTATAAAATTGAACGCCAAAAAGATGTGCTGCCGCTGCTTGGCATCATCAATAAGAAATTTGAAAAAGACGGGTATCTTGTTTCGCTCATATCCAAGCAGCTGCATGTACCGGTAAGCGCAATCCTCGACTTTGACCTCTATTTATACGATACGCAGCCGGGAAGTTTTTGCGGTCTTTCCGATGAATTTTTTTCGACGGGAAAAATCGATAACCTCGGTATGGCTTATGCTTCCCTCGATGCGCTGATTGCGCAAGATGCTCCGTTAGACTATGTTAAAGCTGCCTGTATCTTTGATAACGAGGAAGTCGGCTCGGAAACAATGCAGGGCGCCGGAAGCCCGTTTCTTGCGGATACACTCAAGCGGATTACGATTGCCCAGTGCGAGGCAGGTGAGCAATGGTTTGAGCTGTTCCAGCAGCAGTTGAGCAGGTCTTTCCTTATTTCCGCCGATCAAGCGCATGCTTACCATCCTAATTATCCCGAAAAAAACGATATTACCAATTTCCCGCTTGTAAACGGCGGACCGGTGGTAAAACTTGCCGCTTCGATGAGCTATGCGAGCGACGGTATTTCGGCAGGGATATTTAAAGACCTCTGTGCAAGAGCCGGCGTTCCGTGCCAAAACTTTGTCAACCGTTCCGATATAAAAGGCGGTTCAACCATCGGGCCTATTACTACGACAAACTTGCGGATTAAGACGGTCGATATCGGAAATCCCATCTTGTCGATGCATTCCATTCGCGAGCTGGGTGGCGTTGCAGATCAAGCGTATATCACGCAAGTATTTAATCAATATTATAAAGAATAA